From the genome of Ananas comosus cultivar F153 linkage group 16, ASM154086v1, whole genome shotgun sequence, one region includes:
- the LOC109722289 gene encoding uncharacterized protein LOC109722289 isoform X1, giving the protein MHAKSKMSGMLSKGFKPDKCKTSLRLAVARLKLLRNKREVQIKQMRRELAQLLETGQDQTARIRVEHVIREEKTMSAYDLISVYCELIMARMPMIESQKNCPIDLKEAIASIVFASPRCADVPELMDIRKHFSAKYGKEFVTAALEVRPQCGVSHLVVEKLSARAPDIETKLKILTAVAEEHNVKWEPKVIEEQIQQPIDDRLDGPTTFISANVHFGQSFDLKPPSALPKDEPIKRMSEHETSVPLSSQSYSETSDMEPKGVTEEVEPPHSKENKASFNKTNWKIEFKDAASAAQAAAESAERASFAARAAAELARQNSAESKSSNNSFKYRPSKGQVEDIDKQSVHSPDRSSSDRMRTYPQASQTSLNKEAKSTSVDSSSMDTTSRRLSPSPSHSSVSSMEDDHDELRNTIEKTDVRTYDNSEKRFSEMEFTVNDHKKGNNNTNNYSKSLSSGNDTSTIYKETIWDEHFDNTTFADSSTAVFDRYGSDTEDPMVFGNKSRDNSLRKREESSKFGENSIFSPNNIWGSKEQKSGHWGSGSPFSPPVSGPYLEDKAKEMKTNSTPPRLDDDLPPSFDSDGFSSDNEDEIHESMLHKQSVLRKDSYLGVSGHSGDHQEDKEDKRSSPSFVSDVKETKKEAESSIADTYGKTSSLTRPNDEQSYRNDKLLSNLDDTELWQSSEVLSMEERGAKKQLPSTSKHPEIADNDYESEKGLDLGKLTGGLKNRGYQHAPYTRKPMQDMSVPSKQSSDEAFKNIEESYEEGSSLESSQTYFGPDSREKLLPTSRRNYRERASTPIKETPDISPTAWKSSTKSFLSAADSGHELHDSKPGQTESKESKSRRPVNYFDFGGNEVEDLEPVQDIGRRGSGDIKLSRRTKGTTSEGTKGGISKTHTEPSKEINKQVESTRRKWRNREPFPGATPEKILDGEEISMRSDLLIQQPSTKPLESASPSFKEASKSSALGSNQARLVEDENDATTATITAGSASAEASSTSSSASHIHPKLPDYDSFAAHFRLLRSNRQ; this is encoded by the exons ATGCATGCCAAGTCGAAGATGTCAGGGATGCTCTCCAAGGGATTCAAGCCTGATAAATG CAAGACGTCGCTGAGGCTTGCGGTGGCCCGTTTAAAGCTTCTGAGGAACAAGAGAGAGGTGCAGATCAAGCAGATGAGGCGGGAGTTGGCGCAGCTTCTGGAGACGGGCCAAGATCAAACCGCGCGGATCAGG GTTGAACATGTCATCAGGGAAGAGAAGACAATGTCAGCATATGATCTGATTTCAGTATACTGTGAACTTATCATGGCGCGCATGCCGATGATCGAGTCACAGAA GAACTGTCCAATTGATCTGAAAGAAGCAATAGCTAGTATAGTATTTGCATCACCAAGATGTGCAGATGTACCAGAATTGATGGATATCCGCAAGCATTTTTCAGCGAAGTATGGCAAAGAATTTGTTACTGCAGCTCTTGAAGTTCGACCACAATGCGGTGTTAGCCATCTT GTCGTCGAGAAATTGTCAGCTAGAGCACCTGATATAGAGACCAAACTCAAAATATTGACTGCAGTAGCTGAAGAGCATAATGTCAAGTGGGAACCGAAAGTAATTGAGGAGCAAATTCAACAACCAATTGATGATCGACTG GATGGCCCTACAACTTTTATAAGTGCCAATGTTCATTTTGGGCAATCCTTTGATCTTAAGCCACCCTCTGCCCTGCCCAAGGATGAACCAATCAAGAGAATGTCTGAACATG AAACTTCGGTACCTCTTAGTTCTCAATCTTATTCAGAAACATCTGATATGG AACCTAAGGGTGTAACGGAAGAAGTTGAACCTCCGCATTCGAAGGAAAACAAAGCTTCTTTTAATAAGACAAATTGGAAAATTGAATTCAAGGATGCGGCCTCTGCTGCTCAGGCAGCAGCAGAGTCTGCAGAAAGAGCTAGCTTCGCTGCTAGGGCTGCTGCTGAACTTGCTAGACAGAATTCCGCTGAATCTAAATCATCAAATAACAGTTTCAAATACAGACCCAGCAAAGGTCAAGTTGAAGATATTGATAAGCAGTCTGTACATTCACCAGATAGAAGCAGCTCTGATAGGATGAGAACGTATCCACAAGCATCTCAAACTAGCTTAAATAAAGAAGCGAAAAGCACTTCTGTTGATTCTTCCAGTATGGATACTACATCACGTCGACTGTCTCCATCTCCATCCCATTCCAGCGTCTCATCAATGGAGGATGATCATGATGAACTGAGGAACACAATTGAAAAGACAGATGTCAGGACCTATGATAATTCTGAGAAAAGATTCTCAGAGATGGAATTCACAGTTAATGATCACAAGAAGGGAAATAACAACACGAATAACTATAGCAAGTCGCTTTCTTCTGGTAATGATACATCTACGATCTACAAGGAGACCATTTGGGATGAGCATTTTGATAATACAACATTTGCTGATTCTTCTACTGCAGTTTTTGATCGATATGGTTCTGATACTGAAGATCCTATGGTGTTTGGTAATAAAAGCAGAGACAATTCGCTACGCAAAAGGGAAGAATCATCTAAATTTGGTGAGAATTCTATTTTCTCGCCTAATAATATTTGGGGTTCTAAGGAGCAAAAGAGTGGACACTGGGGTAGTGGAAGTCCCTTCTCCCCTCCTGTGAGTGGACCCTACCTGGAAGACAAAGCAAAAGAGATGAAAACAAATTCAACCCCGCCACGTTTAGATGATGATCTGCCACCATCTTTTGACTCGGATGGTTTCAGCTCCGATAACGAGGATGAAATTCATGAATCTATGCTGCATAAGCAGAGTGTCTTAAGGAAAGACTCTTATTTGGGTGTTTCTGGTCATTCTGGCGACCAtcaagaagataaagaagataAGAGGAGTTCTCCATCTTTTGTCTCTGATGTTAAAGAGACAAAGAAAGAAGCTGAATCAAGCATTGCAGATACATATGGGAAGACATCTTCTTTGACTCGGCCGAATGACGAGCAATCTTATAGAAATGACAAGCTTCTGAGTAACTTGGATGATACAGAATTGTGGCAATCATCTGAAGTTTTATCCATGGAAGAAAGAGGAGCAAAGAAACAATTGCCATCGACTTCTAAACACCCTGAGATTGCTGATAATGACTATGAAAGTGAAAAGGGTTTGGACCTTGGAAAATTAACAGGTGGGCTCAAAAATAGAGGTTACCAGCATGCACCTTACACGAGGAAACCCATGCAAGATATGTCTGTGCCCTCCAAGCAATCGTCCGATGAGGCTTTCAAGAATATTGAAGAGTCATATGAAGAAGGATCAAGTTTAGAATCTTCCCAAACATACTTTGGTCCAGATAGTAGAGAAAAGCTGCTGCCTACTTCGAGAAGAAATTACAGAGAAAGAGCTTCTACTCCAATAAAAGAAACACCAGATATTTCTCCTACTGCTTGGAAATCATCAACTAAGAGCTTTTTGAGCGCTGCAGATTCTGGGCATGAGCTGCATGATAGCAAACCAGGCCAAACAGAATCCAAAGAATCGAAATCAAGAAGGCcagtaaattattttgatttcggTGGTAACGAGGTAGAGGATTTGGAGCCAGTCCAAGACattggaagaagaggaagtggaGATATAAAGCTTTCAAGAAGGACAAAAGGCACAACATCAGAGGGCACAAAAGGTGGTATTTCTAAAACTCACACCGAACCTagtaaagaaattaataagCAAGTGGAAAGTACGCGCAGGAAGTGGAGAAATCGTGAGCCTTTTCCAGGTGCAACACCTGAGAAAATTTTAGATGGTGAAGAAATATCTATGCGGTCGGATTTGTTGATTCAACAACCTTCTACAAAACCTTTGGAGTCGGCATCTCCATCATTCAAGGAAGCTTCAAAGTCATCAGCACTTGGCAGTAATCAAGCTCGTCTTGTAGAAGATGAGAATGATGCAACAACCGCAACCATTACCGCAGGATCAGCATCGGCGGAAGCTTCCTCAACTTCGAGTAGTGCTTCTCATATTCACCCTAAACTACCGGACTATGATTCCTTCGCTGCTCATTTTCGTTTACTTCGCTCGAATCGACAGTGA
- the LOC109722289 gene encoding uncharacterized protein LOC109722289 isoform X2, which produces MTSLRLAVARLKLLRNKREVQIKQMRRELAQLLETGQDQTARIRVEHVIREEKTMSAYDLISVYCELIMARMPMIESQKNCPIDLKEAIASIVFASPRCADVPELMDIRKHFSAKYGKEFVTAALEVRPQCGVSHLVVEKLSARAPDIETKLKILTAVAEEHNVKWEPKVIEEQIQQPIDDRLDGPTTFISANVHFGQSFDLKPPSALPKDEPIKRMSEHETSVPLSSQSYSETSDMEPKGVTEEVEPPHSKENKASFNKTNWKIEFKDAASAAQAAAESAERASFAARAAAELARQNSAESKSSNNSFKYRPSKGQVEDIDKQSVHSPDRSSSDRMRTYPQASQTSLNKEAKSTSVDSSSMDTTSRRLSPSPSHSSVSSMEDDHDELRNTIEKTDVRTYDNSEKRFSEMEFTVNDHKKGNNNTNNYSKSLSSGNDTSTIYKETIWDEHFDNTTFADSSTAVFDRYGSDTEDPMVFGNKSRDNSLRKREESSKFGENSIFSPNNIWGSKEQKSGHWGSGSPFSPPVSGPYLEDKAKEMKTNSTPPRLDDDLPPSFDSDGFSSDNEDEIHESMLHKQSVLRKDSYLGVSGHSGDHQEDKEDKRSSPSFVSDVKETKKEAESSIADTYGKTSSLTRPNDEQSYRNDKLLSNLDDTELWQSSEVLSMEERGAKKQLPSTSKHPEIADNDYESEKGLDLGKLTGGLKNRGYQHAPYTRKPMQDMSVPSKQSSDEAFKNIEESYEEGSSLESSQTYFGPDSREKLLPTSRRNYRERASTPIKETPDISPTAWKSSTKSFLSAADSGHELHDSKPGQTESKESKSRRPVNYFDFGGNEVEDLEPVQDIGRRGSGDIKLSRRTKGTTSEGTKGGISKTHTEPSKEINKQVESTRRKWRNREPFPGATPEKILDGEEISMRSDLLIQQPSTKPLESASPSFKEASKSSALGSNQARLVEDENDATTATITAGSASAEASSTSSSASHIHPKLPDYDSFAAHFRLLRSNRQ; this is translated from the exons ATG ACGTCGCTGAGGCTTGCGGTGGCCCGTTTAAAGCTTCTGAGGAACAAGAGAGAGGTGCAGATCAAGCAGATGAGGCGGGAGTTGGCGCAGCTTCTGGAGACGGGCCAAGATCAAACCGCGCGGATCAGG GTTGAACATGTCATCAGGGAAGAGAAGACAATGTCAGCATATGATCTGATTTCAGTATACTGTGAACTTATCATGGCGCGCATGCCGATGATCGAGTCACAGAA GAACTGTCCAATTGATCTGAAAGAAGCAATAGCTAGTATAGTATTTGCATCACCAAGATGTGCAGATGTACCAGAATTGATGGATATCCGCAAGCATTTTTCAGCGAAGTATGGCAAAGAATTTGTTACTGCAGCTCTTGAAGTTCGACCACAATGCGGTGTTAGCCATCTT GTCGTCGAGAAATTGTCAGCTAGAGCACCTGATATAGAGACCAAACTCAAAATATTGACTGCAGTAGCTGAAGAGCATAATGTCAAGTGGGAACCGAAAGTAATTGAGGAGCAAATTCAACAACCAATTGATGATCGACTG GATGGCCCTACAACTTTTATAAGTGCCAATGTTCATTTTGGGCAATCCTTTGATCTTAAGCCACCCTCTGCCCTGCCCAAGGATGAACCAATCAAGAGAATGTCTGAACATG AAACTTCGGTACCTCTTAGTTCTCAATCTTATTCAGAAACATCTGATATGG AACCTAAGGGTGTAACGGAAGAAGTTGAACCTCCGCATTCGAAGGAAAACAAAGCTTCTTTTAATAAGACAAATTGGAAAATTGAATTCAAGGATGCGGCCTCTGCTGCTCAGGCAGCAGCAGAGTCTGCAGAAAGAGCTAGCTTCGCTGCTAGGGCTGCTGCTGAACTTGCTAGACAGAATTCCGCTGAATCTAAATCATCAAATAACAGTTTCAAATACAGACCCAGCAAAGGTCAAGTTGAAGATATTGATAAGCAGTCTGTACATTCACCAGATAGAAGCAGCTCTGATAGGATGAGAACGTATCCACAAGCATCTCAAACTAGCTTAAATAAAGAAGCGAAAAGCACTTCTGTTGATTCTTCCAGTATGGATACTACATCACGTCGACTGTCTCCATCTCCATCCCATTCCAGCGTCTCATCAATGGAGGATGATCATGATGAACTGAGGAACACAATTGAAAAGACAGATGTCAGGACCTATGATAATTCTGAGAAAAGATTCTCAGAGATGGAATTCACAGTTAATGATCACAAGAAGGGAAATAACAACACGAATAACTATAGCAAGTCGCTTTCTTCTGGTAATGATACATCTACGATCTACAAGGAGACCATTTGGGATGAGCATTTTGATAATACAACATTTGCTGATTCTTCTACTGCAGTTTTTGATCGATATGGTTCTGATACTGAAGATCCTATGGTGTTTGGTAATAAAAGCAGAGACAATTCGCTACGCAAAAGGGAAGAATCATCTAAATTTGGTGAGAATTCTATTTTCTCGCCTAATAATATTTGGGGTTCTAAGGAGCAAAAGAGTGGACACTGGGGTAGTGGAAGTCCCTTCTCCCCTCCTGTGAGTGGACCCTACCTGGAAGACAAAGCAAAAGAGATGAAAACAAATTCAACCCCGCCACGTTTAGATGATGATCTGCCACCATCTTTTGACTCGGATGGTTTCAGCTCCGATAACGAGGATGAAATTCATGAATCTATGCTGCATAAGCAGAGTGTCTTAAGGAAAGACTCTTATTTGGGTGTTTCTGGTCATTCTGGCGACCAtcaagaagataaagaagataAGAGGAGTTCTCCATCTTTTGTCTCTGATGTTAAAGAGACAAAGAAAGAAGCTGAATCAAGCATTGCAGATACATATGGGAAGACATCTTCTTTGACTCGGCCGAATGACGAGCAATCTTATAGAAATGACAAGCTTCTGAGTAACTTGGATGATACAGAATTGTGGCAATCATCTGAAGTTTTATCCATGGAAGAAAGAGGAGCAAAGAAACAATTGCCATCGACTTCTAAACACCCTGAGATTGCTGATAATGACTATGAAAGTGAAAAGGGTTTGGACCTTGGAAAATTAACAGGTGGGCTCAAAAATAGAGGTTACCAGCATGCACCTTACACGAGGAAACCCATGCAAGATATGTCTGTGCCCTCCAAGCAATCGTCCGATGAGGCTTTCAAGAATATTGAAGAGTCATATGAAGAAGGATCAAGTTTAGAATCTTCCCAAACATACTTTGGTCCAGATAGTAGAGAAAAGCTGCTGCCTACTTCGAGAAGAAATTACAGAGAAAGAGCTTCTACTCCAATAAAAGAAACACCAGATATTTCTCCTACTGCTTGGAAATCATCAACTAAGAGCTTTTTGAGCGCTGCAGATTCTGGGCATGAGCTGCATGATAGCAAACCAGGCCAAACAGAATCCAAAGAATCGAAATCAAGAAGGCcagtaaattattttgatttcggTGGTAACGAGGTAGAGGATTTGGAGCCAGTCCAAGACattggaagaagaggaagtggaGATATAAAGCTTTCAAGAAGGACAAAAGGCACAACATCAGAGGGCACAAAAGGTGGTATTTCTAAAACTCACACCGAACCTagtaaagaaattaataagCAAGTGGAAAGTACGCGCAGGAAGTGGAGAAATCGTGAGCCTTTTCCAGGTGCAACACCTGAGAAAATTTTAGATGGTGAAGAAATATCTATGCGGTCGGATTTGTTGATTCAACAACCTTCTACAAAACCTTTGGAGTCGGCATCTCCATCATTCAAGGAAGCTTCAAAGTCATCAGCACTTGGCAGTAATCAAGCTCGTCTTGTAGAAGATGAGAATGATGCAACAACCGCAACCATTACCGCAGGATCAGCATCGGCGGAAGCTTCCTCAACTTCGAGTAGTGCTTCTCATATTCACCCTAAACTACCGGACTATGATTCCTTCGCTGCTCATTTTCGTTTACTTCGCTCGAATCGACAGTGA